Genomic window (Streptomyces yatensis):
GGTGATCGCCCGGGTGCCGTACAGCTCCGCCCACCCCCGCCACCGCTACACCGAACCGGGCTACTACCTCACGCTGACGACCTGCACCCCCGAATTCACCTCCCGCTACCGCCTGGTGGTCTGGGCCCGGCTGCGGGCCGCCGCCCCACGCGCTGTCGGCGGGGGCGACTAGACTGGCGGGAGCCAGGTGGGGAGACCGGCCGGGAGAGGGGGTGTGACGGTGTCGCGACGACTGGAAGCGCTGCGCATGCAGCTGGGCGTCTGCCTGTTTCTGCTGACCGGGGTGCTGCTGGCGCAGAGCGGGGCCGTCAGCGCCGTCGCCCTCGCCGCCACGGTGGCGACCACGGCCGCCGTCGCCACGGCGCTGCTCACCTGCGCGATCCTCGCCTCCCGCGGCCGAATACCCGCCCCCGCCGGGCGGATTCGCACCGCGATACGGGACCGCGAGCGCCGTACGGCGTTCCTGCCCCAGCGGGATCCCGACGCCTCCGGACGCCCGAGGCCGCGAGCGCCGGGCCGTCGTCTGCCGACGGCCGCGTAGGCGCAACCACTTCGCCGTACGGCGGACCCCAGCCGCTCCGGCATTCGTACCGCCGCGCCACGCGGCTCGTCACGCCGATGTCTTCCTCACTCCGGCACGACGAGACCCGCGGAGGGCTCCCATGTCCCTTTTCTCTTCCCTCGGCTCCCTGCTGACCACCATGGCGGGCGGCCTCGACCCGCTCTTCGGCGCGTCCGCGGCGGCGGCCGCCATCGTCCTGTTCACGCTGTGCGTCCGCGCGGCGCTGCATCCCCTCGCCCGGGCCGCGGTGCGCGGTGAGAAGGCGCGGGCCGCGCTCGCGCCGAAGCTCACCGAGCTGAGCCGCAAGCACAAGGGCGACCCCGAGCGGCTGCGGCGCGCCATGACGGAGCTGCGGGCGAAGGAGGGCGCGTCACCGCTGGCGGGCTGTCTCCCGGCGCTCGCCCAGCTTCCCGTCTTCTTCGTGATGTACCACGTGTTCTCCACCGGCAGCGGCGCCGGAGACCTCCTCGACCACACGCTCGCCGGGGCCCCGCTCGGCGACCGGTGGGGCGGGGCGCTCAGCGGTGCGCCGGGTCTGGTCTACCTCGGGCTCTTCGCACTGATCGCGGCCGTGGCGACCTGGACGTACCTCCGCGCCCGCAGGACGACCGCCCCCGGGGCGCCCGGAGTGGCCCGGGCGCTGCCGCTGCTGTCGTTCGGGACCCTCGTCACCGCCGCCGTGGTCCCGCTGGCGGCGGCGCTGTACCTGGCGACCAGCACCACCTGGACGGCGGTGGAGCGGGCCCTGCTGCACCGCGGATGACGGGCACCCATGGCGGGGCCGTGGCGGGGCCCGCGACGGGCGCCCGCAACGGCGCCCGTCGAAGTCATGAGTGAAACCGCCGTCCCAGTCCGTGAATGAGGTCTTGCGGGCTGGACGCCCCTGAAGGGAGGATCGATCAGCCGGTAGGCGCCTCGCACCGGCCTGTGACCTCGGGAGTCTTGGGATGAAACTGCTGCGAGTCGGACCGACGGGCGCGGAACGCCCCGCGCTGCTCGATCAGAACGGCACCTTGCGCGATCTGTCCGCCCTGGTCCCGGACATCGACGGCGCGCTCCTCGCCGACGAGGTCGCCCTCGCGCGGCTGCGCGCGGCGGCGGCCGCCGAGGGCGACGACGCGCTGCCGGTGATCGAGGACGGCGGGGTGCGGATCGGCCCGCCGCTCGGCCGGATCGGCAAGATCGTGTGCATCGGGCTGAACTACCACGACCACGCCGCCGAGACCGGGGCCAGCGCCCCCGAAGAGCCCATCATCTTCATGAAGGCCCCGGACACGGTCGTCGGCCCCGATGACACGGTCCTCGTGCCGCGCGGCAGCGTGAAGACCGACTGGGAGGTCGAACTCGCCGTCGTCATCGGCCGCACCGCCCGCTACCTCGACTCCGACGAGGCCGCCCTCGCCTCGGTCGCGGGCTATGCGATCGCCCACGACGTCTCCGAGCGCGCCTTCCAGATCGAGCGCGGCGGCCAGTGGGACAAGGGCAAGAACTGCGAGACGTTCAACCCCCTGGGCCCCTGGCTGGTGACCGCCGACGAGATCCCCGACCCGCAGGCCCTGGGCCTGCGCCTGTGGGTCAACGGCGAGGTCAAGCAGGACGGCACCACCGCGGACCAGATCTTCGGGGTGGCCCATGTGGTCCGCTACCTCAGCCAGTTCATGACCCTCTACCCCGGCGATGTCATCAGCACCGGCACCCCGGCGGGCGTGGCCATGGGCCGCCCCGAGCCCAAGCCGTACCTCCGCTCCGGCGATGTCGTCGAGCTCGAGATCGACGGGCTGGGGCGCCAGCGCCAGGAGTTCAAGGACGCGTAGCCGGATGCCGGGCCCGGACGCCGGGCCCGGACGCCGGGCCCGGACGCCGGGCCCGGACGCCGGGCCCGGATACCGGTCGGGCGGCCCGGTCGGGGCCGCCCCTCCGCATGCCCGCCTCAGGCCGTCGCCGCCAGATAGCGCTCCAGCGCCTCCACCACCAGCGCGTGGTCCTCGGCCTGCGGCAGCCCCGAGACGGCGACCGCGCCGATGACACCCGTGCCCGTCACGTGGAGGGGGAAGGCGCCGCCGTGCGCGGCGTACCGGTCGGGGTCGAGGCGGGAGGACTCCTCGAAGCTCGCGCCCTTGGCGCGGAAGCGGGCGCCGACCAGGTACGAGCTCGCCCCGTAGCGCTCCACGACCCGGCACTTGCGCTCCAGCCAGGCGTCGTTGTCGGGGGAGGTGCCCGGCAGGGCGCGGTGGAAGAGCCGCTGACCGGCCCGGTGGATGCCGATCGTGACGGCGGCGCCGCGCTCCTGGGCCAGGTCGGCGATGAGACAGCCCAGACGCCAGGCGTCGTCGTTGTCGAAGCGGGGCAGGCGCAGCCGGCGCTCCTGCTCCTCGATGCGGGATATCAGCTCGGCGTGCTCGCTCATGCGGGGACCTCGATCCGGACGGTACGGCGCTCCGCGGCCGACACCCGGGCCGCCTCCAGCACATGCAGGGCGGCCGCGGCCTCGGCGGCGGTGACCGGCGGCGGGGTGCCGTCGCGGAGGGCGGCGGCGACGGCGGCGTAGTACGCGGGGTAGTCGCCCTGGAGGGTCGGCACCGGGACCCCGCCGCCGGTCAGCGGGGACTCCCCGGCGCCCAGCCGGCCCCATTCGCTCTCCGGCTCGACGCCCCATGCGGCGGACGGGTCGCCGGGGCGCAGCCCCTCGCGCAGGGCGGCCTCCTGCGGGTCGAGGCCGTACTTCACATAGCCCGAACCGCTGCCCAGCACCCGGAAGCGCGGGCCGAGCTGGGCGGTGATCGCGCTCATCCACAGATGGGAGCGGACCCCGCTGGTGTGGGTGAGGGCGATGAAGGTGTCGTCGTCGGTCTGCGCCCCGGGGCGGCGCACATCGACCTCGGCGTAGACGGACTCGACGGGGCCGAAGAGGGTGAGCGCCTGGTCGACGAGGTGGCTGCCCAGGTCGTACAGCAGTCCGCCGACCTCGGCCGGGTCGCCGGACTCCCGCCAGCCGCCCTTGAGCTGCGGCCGCCACCGCTCGAAGCGGGACTCGAAGCGCTGCACGTCGCCGAGCGCGCCCTCGGCGAGCAGCTTGCGGAGGGTGAGGAAGTCGTTGTCCCAGCGGCGGTTCTGGAAGACGCTCAGCAGCAGCCCGCGGGCCTCGGCGAGCGCGGCCAGCTCCTCGGCCTCGGCGGCGGTGGCGGCCAGCGGCTTGTCCACGACGACCGGCAGCCCCGCCTCGAGGGCGGTGCGGGCGAGCGGCACATGGGTGCGGTTCGGGGAGGCGATGACGATCAGGTCCAGCTCATCCGCCCGGCCCCACAGCTCATCGGCGGAGTCCGCGAAACGAACCTCGGGGAACTCGGCGCGTGCCTGCCGCTGCCGCTCCGGGCTGGAGGTGACGATGGTGTCCAGCACCAGTCCCTCGGTGGCCGCGATCAAGGGGGCGTGGAAGACGGATCCGGCCAGGCCGTAGCCGATCAGTCCCACGCGGACGGTGCTGCTGTCATCCATGGCATCCATGAAGGCCACTTTGGCAACAGTGTTGCCAAAGTGCAAGCGGTGGCCACAATGGAGGGGTGAACAGCACCATGTCGGGGGCGGCCGGGCCCGGAGCCAATCTGACCGCCCTGCGCAGCCATAACGCCGCGCTCGTCCTGCGTCTGCTGCGCGACGCGGGCGAGGACGGCGTCAGCCGACCGGAGCTGGCCGGCCACACCGGCCTCACCCCCCAGGCCGTCAGCAAGATCACGGCGCGGCTGAGGACGGAGGGGCTGGCGGTGGAGGCCGGTCAGCGCGCCTCGACCGGCGGCAAACCGCCCGCCGTGCTCCGCCTGGTCCCGGGCGCCCGCCATGCGATCGGGCTGCACCTGGACCGCGATGAGCTGACGGCCGTTCTCGTCGACCTCGCGGGCACACCGGTCGCCGCCCGCACCGCCCCCTTCGACTTCGGCGCGGGGGCGGAGGAAGCGCTCACGGCGGCCACCGCCGAGGTCAGGGCGCTCCTCGCGGACGCCTGCACCGACCTTGCGGCTGGGACCGGCCTTGACACGGGGACCGGCCTTGCCGCCGGGACCGGCCTTACGGAGACCGGCGCGGAGACGGGTGGCGCGATCGGCGGCGCGGCGGGCGGCGGGCTGGCGGGCGGGTTGGCGGGCGGGCTGCTCGGCGTCGGCGTCGCCGCGCCCGGACCGCTCGACCACGGCTCGGGCGTGCTGCACCGCGTCACCGGCTTCCCCCAGTGGGACGGCTTCCCGCTGCGCGACGCGCTCGCCGAGCGGCTCGGCCTGCCCGTCGTCCTCGACAAGGACACCAATGCCGCGGCGCTCGGGCTGGTGACCGCCGGGACCGCCCCATCGGCCGCGTATCTCCATCTGGGCACCGGCCTCGGCGCCGGTCTGATGCTCGGCGGGGAGGTGTACCGCGGGGCGCGGACCGACGCGGGCGAGTTCGGGCATCAGGTGATCCAGCTCGACGGGCCGCCCTGCGAATGCGGCAATCGCGGCTGCCTGGAGGCGCTGTGCCTGGCCGCCGTCGCACGCGACGACCATACGGACGCGGCGCGGCTGCTCGGCGTCGGCGCGGCCAACCTCGTACGGCTCCTCGACATCGACCGGGTGCTGCTGGGCGGCCGGGTGGTGCTGGCCGACCCCGAGCCCTACGTTCGCGGTGTGGCCACGATGATCGCCGAGGACTCCGCCCGCGCCAGCCGCCTCACCGTGCCCGTGGATGTCGTGGAGCGGGGCGGGCGGGCCGTCGTCGAGGGCGCCGCCCGGCTCGTCCTCGCACCGCTGTTCGCACTGGGCTGATCGAGGGGGATCCTGACCGCCAGTCGGGGGCAATCCGGGGCTGGTGCGGTGTGTCGGCGTGCGGACGCGGAATGTAGCGCAGTGCTCGGGGAAACCCCGCACAGCAGAGGTCACTCATGCGCTTGCCCACCGCACTGTCCCTACGAGCTGTCCTTCCGGCGGCCGCGCTCGCGGTCGCCCCCGCCCTCTATGGAATCCCGGTGCACGCCGCCGAGGCCGAGTCCGCCGCCTGCGGGGGCCGGAACGCCTCCGACTTCCCGATCGAAGCCCATCTGCGCGATGGGCCGGATCAGTACGCCCGGGGCGGCGGCTGGCGCGGCTGGCACCTCGAACTGCGCAATGCCACGGACACCGGCTGCCGCGCCATCCACCCCATCGCCGTCCTGATCGACGAGGCCCGTGAACTGCGGCCCCGCCATATTGGTTTCGAGTTCCTGGACCCGGCCGCGGAGGGCGGCGCCACCTGGCGGGCCGTCTCCTTCCAGACGACGGACGAGGACGAGAACATCGGCGTCTTCGACAACAGCCATTTCAAGGGTTTCACCGTGCCCGCGCACAAGACCGTCGACGTGCAGGTGCGTACGCGCTTCACCGAGGACGCGCCCGAGGGGCCGGTGACGGCCAACGCCATCGCCGTACAGCGGCGCGCGGACGACGGCGACTGGGTGGGGCAGTCGAACGACTACGCGTTCCGCATCGGCCCGGCGGCGACGGGGGCGGCCGCGGGCACCGGTTCGGGCACGGCTTCGGATACCGGCGCGGGTACGGAGGCCGGGGCGGGTACGGAGGCCCTGACCGGTACCGGAACGCGGACGAGGGCGGCTACGGGCGCCGTCAGGGACAGGGAGACGGACGCCGGTGCCGACGCCGGTGCCGCCACCGACGGAGCCGAGACCAAGCCCGCGCCGCGGCCGACCACCCGCTCCAAGAGCCCCACGGCCGTTCCGACGCGAACGCCCGAGAAGACCCGGCCCTCCGCCGCGCCGAGCCGGACGCCGAGCGCCGGCGCAAGCCATGAGGAGAGCCATCCGGCCACGGTGCCGCCCCGTGCCGACAGCGACGCTGATGCCGACGCGGAGGCGGACGCCGACGTCGGCGCGGAGGCCGACGCCGATACCGATCCCAGTGCCGAGACGGACACGGGGACCGGAGTGGATGCCGAGAAGGATACGGATACGGGTACCGATGCGGGTACCGATACCGAGGTGGGTGCGGATGCCGACGCGGACGCGGACCTCGGCTCGGACGCGGACGCCGACGCGGGTACCGACCTCGACGAGGGCCTCGACGCGGACACCGATCTCGGTACGGACACCGACCTGGGCACCGACACCGAGCTGGGCACGGAGACCGACGACCCCAGCGCCGAATCCGACCTGGGCACCGAGACGGACCTGGGCACCGACCCCGGAGCCGAGACCGATCCGGGCGCCGAAACCGACCCCGGAGCGGAGACCGACCCCGGAGCGGAGACCGACCCCGGAGCCGAAACCGACCCCGGACGGGACCCCCAAGCCGACCCCAGCACCGGCACCGGCACCGGCACGGATGGACGTCATGAGGAGGACGGCGGCCACGAGCGCGAGCGGGTGCCCGAACTCGCCGCGACGGGTCGTCACACCGCGCTGCTCGCGGGGCTCGGCGTCATCAGCGCCGCGCTCGTGACCTGCGGCACCGTCCTCGTGGTGAAATCCCGGCGTTCGGGGACCTGAAGCCCCGACGTCCCCGACGCCCTCAACTCCGAGCTACTGGCCCCGGGGCCCCTCGCCCCGGCGGCGCAGCTCGTCGTCGATCTTGTCCGAGCCGGACTGGATCTGCTCCGAGTACTTGCCGCCCGTCTTCTTGTCAGCGGCCTCGGCCCCCTTGCGAGTGCCCTTCCGAGCCTTGTCCGGGTTCTTGCTGATCGCGCCCTTGAGCTTGTCCATCATGCCCATCGCGGCCTCCTTACGGTCCGGCTCGTTCCAGGGAGGGGTGGAACCCGCCCCTCCCTCAGGATCAGACACCTGTGCGGATCTGTCGCGCTGGGACGGGGCGCGAACGGACGGCGAACGCATAGTGCTCCCGGACACGGGGCGGTCTCCCCGGGACTTTCCCCGGTTAGGCTGAGGTCGTCGCCAGAGGTCGATTCCGAGCGGAGAGCAACCAGTGGCAGAGCGCAAGCCGATCGAGTCATGGCTCACCGACATGGACGGTGTCCTGATGCACGAGGGCATACCGGTGCCGGGTGCCGATGCCTTCGTCAAGCGGCTGCGCGAGTCCGGCACGCCCTTCCTGGTGCTCACCAACAACTCCATCTACACCCCGCGCGACCTCCACGCCCGGCTGTCCCGGATCGGGCTGGACGTCCCGGTGGCCAACATCTGGACATCGGCGCTGGCCAGCGCCCAGTTCCTGGACGAGCAGCGGCCCGGCGGCACCGCGTATGTGATCGGGGAGGCGGGGCTGACCACCGCACTGCACGACATCGGCTACGTCCTTACGGATGTCGAGCCGGACTATGTGGTGCTCGGCGAGACCCGTACGTACAGCTTCGAGGCGCTCACCAAGGCCATCCGGCTGATCAACGACGGTGCGCGGTTCATCGCCACCAACCCCGATGAGATCGGCCCCTCCGCGGAGGGCGCGCTGCCCGCCACCGGCTCCGTGGCCGCACTGATCACCAAGGCGACCGGCCAGAAGCCGTACTTCGTCGGCAAGCCCAATCCGCTGATGATGCGCTCGGGGCTGAACGCGATCGGTGCCCACTCCGAGACCAGCGCGATGATCGGCGACCGGATGGACACCGATGTCCGGGCCGGGCTCGAGGCCGGTATGGAGACCTTCCTGGTGCTCACCGGGGTGACCAAGGCGGGGGAGGTGGACCGGTATCCGTACCGCCCGTCCACGGTCGTCGACTCCATCGCGAATCTCGTGGAACGCATCGCCTGACCCGCCGGCGGCCTCTGCCTGATCCGCCGGGGAGCTCTGCCTGATCCGCCGGGGACCCGTGCCTGACCCACCGGCGACGAGATGCCGCCCTTGTGCCCCGGATGGCGCAGTAGGCGCCCGCAGCGGATGCGGGCCCCTGCCGGGCGCGTGAGCCTCTTGGTATCGGGAGGTTCTCACCATGCGCATCGTCGCACTCACTCTCTGTACCGCAGCATGCGCCGCCGTCGCGGCGGTGACGGCCGCTGCACCGGCCCTCGCCGACCAGCACCACTCCGCCACCACCACGATCCGGATCAGTCCGCACGCCCTCGCCCCCGGCGCCGAGGTCGAGGTCTGGGCCTTCGGCTGCCCCGACCGGGAGGGCACGGCCTCGTCACCGGTGTTCGTGGACGACGCGGAGCTGACGCCCGAGGGGAACGCGCTCTTCAGCGAGGCGACGATCCGCTCGACGGCGACCAAGGGGGCGCACCGGGTCACCGTGGACTGCGCGGACGGCCTTTCGCGTGAGGACCGTGAGGCACGTGAGGACGGTAAGGGCGGCATGAGCGGGGTCTCCCTCGCCGTGGAACGCCCGCCCTCGCCCGTCGCCCCCGTCCGCGCGGGCGGCGGCGGCACGGCATCCGACGAGACCCGGGCACGCGATGACATCGGCGGTGCGGAGGCGTACGGCCTGGTGCTCTCGGGCGGTACGGCCCTGGCCGTCGGCGGCCTCGCGGTCCACCGCCGCCGCCATCCCTCCGGTACGGCGGGCTGATCGCCATGGACCTGGACACCGAGATGGACGGGAACGTGGACGGGAATCGCTTCTCCGGCCTCGGACGGCTGGCCACGGGGGTGGCCTGGGTCGCGTTGCTGCTCGGCCTGTGGATGTGGGGCCGGGACACCACGGAGGGAACGGGCGGTCCGGCGCCGATGACCGGGGACGTGGCCGCGGTCGGCCGACCGCCCGCCCATCCGCTGCCCCCGGCGCACGCGCCGCTGGCGTCCGCCCGGCCGAAGCGGGTCGTGATCGAGGCGGCGGGGGTCCGCGCCCCCATCGTCGCGAGCGGCCTCGACCGCGACGGAGCCGTGAAGCCGCCGTCCGTCAGCCGCCCCGGCACGGTCGGCTGGTACCGGGCCGGCCCCGAGCCCGGCTCCCCGGGCGCGGCGCTGCTGGTGGGCCACCTGGACACGAAGAGCAAACCGGCGGTCTTCCACGGGCTGAGCGACCTCAAGCGGGGCGAGCGGGTGCGGGTCGCGCGATCGGACGGTACGACGGCGGAGTTCACGGTCGAGGACGTCGAGGTGGTGCCGGAGAAGCACTTCGACGCGCGACGGGTGTACGGGGCGCGGTCCCATGACCGCGCGGAGCTGCGGCTGATCACCTGCGGAGGGAAGTTCAACCGCTCGACCCGGACGTATACGGCGAACGTCGTCGTCTCGGCGTACCTGACCGGCACGACGGGCTCCGCCCACAACATGTCGGCCGGGAGCCGCAGTGCGCACTAGTCCGGTGCGGGTGCGGGTGCGGGCGCCTGCGGCGGGCAAAGCCCCCACCCCGCCCCTCCCCGAAACCAGGGGGCTACGCCCCCTGCACCCCCACCCGGGGCTGCGCCCCAGACCGCCCTGCTCGGGGCCCGCCCGCTGCACCCCCGCTCGGGGCCCTGCCCGCACCCCCTCCCGGGGTTCCGCCCCGGAGTCCCGTCCCCGCCGCGCAGCGCATCGCGTCATGGCGTACGGGCGAAAAACGGGGTGGGTTGTGGATGAGGGCACGGTGGTTCGGGGTGGTGTGTAAGGATTGATTCGACCGGTCTTGTCCCGCCGGGGGATCACCGCCTGTTCCCCGGAGCGTGCACCCAAGGGGGAGTGGATGTACGGCAGTTGCACCGGCCGTTCGCGTCACGTTGCCCGCACTCGTACTCGTACTCGTACGCGTACCCGTATCCGCGCGCTCTCCGCGGCCGGGGCGCTGCTGTCGTGCGTCGTCCTCTCCGGGTGTTTCGGGGCCTCGAAGGGGGACAGCGACCATGCCTCCCTCGCCGGGCAGGCGAAGCAGCGGCCCAAGTCCACGATTCCCTACTGGGTGAATCCGGACGGCAGCGCGGCGCGGCAGGTGGCGGCGTATCGCAAGAAGGGGGCGGACGGCGAGGCCAGGCTGATACAGAAGATCGCGGAGCAGCCCGTCGCGGAGTGGCTCGGGGTGGACGATCCGGAGGGGCAGGCGCGGGGGTTCACCGCGGCCGCGGATCACGTCAACCGGGACGCGCTGCTGGTCTTCTACAACATCCCGCACCGCGACTGCGGGCAGTACTCCAAGGGCGGCGCCGCCGACGGCAACGCCTATCGCACCTGGCTGGACAAGGTGGTCCGGGGGATCGGCGGCCGCCGGGCGACGGTCATCCTGGAGCCCGACGCGCTGCCGCACGTGGTGGACGGCTGTACGCCCAAGCAGTTCCACGAGGAGCGGTACGACTTACTGACCGGTGCTGTGGACAAGCTCAAGGGGCTGCCGCGCACCAAGGTCTATCTGGACGCCGGGAACCCCCACTGGATCAAGGACCCGCGCCGGATGGTCGAGCCGCTGAAGCGGGCCGGTATCCGTAAGGCCGACGGCTTCGCGCTGAACACCTCCAACTACCAGACGACCCAGGAGAACAGGGCGTACGGCAGGAGGCTGTCCGCGCTCACCGGTGGCAAGCCCTTCGTGATCGACACCAGCCGTAATGGCAACGGTCCGGCCCCCGGTAAGAACGACCCGCAGGCGTGGTGCAATCCGAAGGGCCGGGCGCTGGGCGAGCGGCCGACCACCGACACCGGGGACAAGCTGGTCGACGCCTATCTGTGGATCAAGCGTCCGGGCGAGTCGGACGGCACCTGCAAGGGCGGTCCCACCGCGGGTCGGTGGTGGCCCCGGTACGCGCTCGATCTCGCCCGTAACGCCAACCGTAAGGACAGCTGAAGGCCGGCCCGAAGGCCGTTACTTCTTCGGGGGCGCCGGCGCGGGCACCTTGACCCACACCGCCTTCGACGGTGTGCCCTGGTCGTCCACCGCGTTGAGCATGTACCACCCCGGCGGCATCAGTGACGCGTTCTTCGGCAGCGTCACCGTCACCCCGTCCTTCGTCCGCGTGAAGTCGAGCGCGATCGACCGCTGCTCGACATTGGTCACATGGGTGAAGGACCCGGGCCGGATCAGCCGCATCCTGGTGATCGCCGATGCGTGCGCGGTCCGGTACGTGGTCTTCGCGCCCGGCTTGACCGTCCTGGGCGCGGTGTCGGTGAGCTTCGGGCGGGAGTCGCGGAAGAGATACGGCGGGGTGTAGAGGTCGATCTGCTGCTGGAACGTACCCGGCTTGGTGTTGGCCTTGTCGCCGAAGAGCGAGTCCGAGCCGAAGGTCATGACCCGGCCGTCCGGCAGGAGTAGCGCCCCCGAGTGGTAGTTGCGGCCCACCAGCGGATCGGCCACCTGCCGCGCGGTGTTGGTCTTGGGGGTGTACAGCTCGGCCTTGAGCACATTGGTGTCGCCGCGGCCCCGGTAGTCGCCCGAGCCGTTGGTGGTCAGGACGGTGTCGTCGGGCAGGATCACACTGCTCGGATAGCGCGCCTTCGCATAGAGATCCGGCCCGTTCTCGAAGCGCGGCTTGTCCGCACGCAGATCGGCGATCCGGGTCTTCGCCGTGGACTTGACGTCCTCGCCGACCCCGCCCCCGCCCAGCACCATGTACCGCTGGTCCTGTGCGGGCGGCAGCAGCACGGACATCGAGGTCTCCAGGGCGTCCGGATCGCTGATGCCCGGGACCACGTCGAACCGATTGCTCTTCAGGTCCCAGATGCCGGGGGTACGGCCCTTGTCGTCGGGGCCGTATCCGGCATTCGAGCCGGTGTAGAAGATCCGGCCCTTGCCGGTCAGGAACAGCGCGGGATACGTCGGGAAGAAGCGCTTCTTGGGCAGGTACTTCCACTTCTTGGTCTTGGGGTCGTAGATCTCGTTCTTCCCCGGGACCACCTGGCCGATCTCGTCCAGTCCGGAGACCGCGAGCACCTTGCCGTCCTGGAGGCCGGTCAGGGTCGGGTACCAGCGGGCCTCGTTCATCGGATCGACCGGGATGTACCGCTCGGCCACCGGGTCGAACTCATATGCCTGCTTGATGCCCTGGAAGTCCTTCTTGTCGAACGACAGCTTCTGCGCGATGCCGTAGAAGTTCCGCCGGTCCTTGCCCTTCAGTCCGGCGATCCGGTAATTGTCCTCGGTGCCGGTCTGGTACTTCCTGCCCTTGCGCAGCGCCTCCACATAGACCCGTGCCGTGCTCGCGCTGACCGTGACCTTCTTGGTCTTGGGGTTCGTCTTCTTCGTCGCGCGCGGAACGAGCAGCGGGTCCTTGGACACGAAGGTCTTGCCGCTCTCCTTGCCGGTGAAGCGGGTTCCGGCGGGGAGGGTTTTGGGCTTGTCGGGGTCCTCGTTGTGGACGAACATCAGTCCGCCCGCCTTCTCGACATCGCCCTTGAGCTTCTCGTAGCGCTGGGTGCCGCCCGCCACCAGCAGCTTTCCGTCCGGGAGCTGGGAGTGCCCGGAGCAGAAGAGGTCCCTGGGGGTCGGGATGTTGGTGAAGGTGTTCTTCTCCGGATCCCACAGGACACTGCGGAAGGATTTGGCGGCGAAGTTCTTGGCGTTGTTCCCGGAGCCGGCCACCAGCAGCACCTTGCCCGTATGCAGCAGGGCGGCGTGGATCGTATTGATCCGGTATTGCTCGGGGACGTCGACCACATCCCAGTGGCCGTTCTCCGCCTTGTACTCCGGTTGGTTGATTTTGTACGCGTGGTACTTGTCCGAGCTGAAACGGTAGAGAGCCGGGCCGTTCATCCCGGCCAGTACGGTGATCGCCGCCGCACCGATCCCGAAGCGACGGGTGCGGCGACTCGGTCGGTACTTCACTTCTTATCGTCCCCCAAGAGCGGGCTGCGGATTCCGTTTCTCCTGGCGGACGGTCCACCGCCAGGCGATGATCGGCGCGGCTGTGACAGCCAGGGCAATAGATGCCCAAACGGTCATCGCTGGATGACTGTGGCCGAAGTAGAAGGAAGAGGCGAGCGACCCGCCGAAGACCGCCAGGAAGAAAAGATGGGTCCGGAAGGTGCCGAAGAGGGTGTCGGGGCTCGCGGAGTCGCCCTTCGGCGTCACCACGAAGCGGCTCTTGCGGCGCAGCACGGTGTCGAGCAGCGAGCGGGCGTAAATGGGCGCGGCCAGCGCCGACATCACCATTCCGGCTACCCCGCCGGAACCCTCCGGCTCATGGGGAGAAACGTTGTGGCGCCGGTTCCAGACGTAGAGACCGATCTGGAGGGCGGAGGCATTGCCGTAGAGCATCATCCAGATGGCGGGGTCGATCTCGACGCCGGAGGCGCCGAAGCCCAGGAACAGCGCGCAGCTCAGCGCGGCCAGGATCCAGTTGAGCGCCGACATCGGATAGAAGATCACCAGCAGGGAGTAGTTGAAGAGCCTGCCGGGCGGCAGCGAGAACGGCGCCTTCCAGAACTGCTGGACGATCGTCTCGTAGGTCCCCCGTGACCAGCGCAGCTGCTGGGTGAAGAAATCCGTCCAGGCGTTCGGCCCCTCTCCGACCGCCAGGACATCGGGGGTGT
Coding sequences:
- a CDS encoding glycoside hydrolase family 6 protein, whose amino-acid sequence is MYGSCTGRSRHVARTRTRTRTRTRIRALSAAGALLSCVVLSGCFGASKGDSDHASLAGQAKQRPKSTIPYWVNPDGSAARQVAAYRKKGADGEARLIQKIAEQPVAEWLGVDDPEGQARGFTAAADHVNRDALLVFYNIPHRDCGQYSKGGAADGNAYRTWLDKVVRGIGGRRATVILEPDALPHVVDGCTPKQFHEERYDLLTGAVDKLKGLPRTKVYLDAGNPHWIKDPRRMVEPLKRAGIRKADGFALNTSNYQTTQENRAYGRRLSALTGGKPFVIDTSRNGNGPAPGKNDPQAWCNPKGRALGERPTTDTGDKLVDAYLWIKRPGESDGTCKGGPTAGRWWPRYALDLARNANRKDS
- a CDS encoding HAD-IIA family hydrolase, encoding MAERKPIESWLTDMDGVLMHEGIPVPGADAFVKRLRESGTPFLVLTNNSIYTPRDLHARLSRIGLDVPVANIWTSALASAQFLDEQRPGGTAYVIGEAGLTTALHDIGYVLTDVEPDYVVLGETRTYSFEALTKAIRLINDGARFIATNPDEIGPSAEGALPATGSVAALITKATGQKPYFVGKPNPLMMRSGLNAIGAHSETSAMIGDRMDTDVRAGLEAGMETFLVLTGVTKAGEVDRYPYRPSTVVDSIANLVERIA
- a CDS encoding class F sortase: MDLDTEMDGNVDGNRFSGLGRLATGVAWVALLLGLWMWGRDTTEGTGGPAPMTGDVAAVGRPPAHPLPPAHAPLASARPKRVVIEAAGVRAPIVASGLDRDGAVKPPSVSRPGTVGWYRAGPEPGSPGAALLVGHLDTKSKPAVFHGLSDLKRGERVRVARSDGTTAEFTVEDVEVVPEKHFDARRVYGARSHDRAELRLITCGGKFNRSTRTYTANVVVSAYLTGTTGSAHNMSAGSRSAH
- a CDS encoding kelch motif-containing protein, producing the protein MKYRPSRRTRRFGIGAAAITVLAGMNGPALYRFSSDKYHAYKINQPEYKAENGHWDVVDVPEQYRINTIHAALLHTGKVLLVAGSGNNAKNFAAKSFRSVLWDPEKNTFTNIPTPRDLFCSGHSQLPDGKLLVAGGTQRYEKLKGDVEKAGGLMFVHNEDPDKPKTLPAGTRFTGKESGKTFVSKDPLLVPRATKKTNPKTKKVTVSASTARVYVEALRKGRKYQTGTEDNYRIAGLKGKDRRNFYGIAQKLSFDKKDFQGIKQAYEFDPVAERYIPVDPMNEARWYPTLTGLQDGKVLAVSGLDEIGQVVPGKNEIYDPKTKKWKYLPKKRFFPTYPALFLTGKGRIFYTGSNAGYGPDDKGRTPGIWDLKSNRFDVVPGISDPDALETSMSVLLPPAQDQRYMVLGGGGVGEDVKSTAKTRIADLRADKPRFENGPDLYAKARYPSSVILPDDTVLTTNGSGDYRGRGDTNVLKAELYTPKTNTARQVADPLVGRNYHSGALLLPDGRVMTFGSDSLFGDKANTKPGTFQQQIDLYTPPYLFRDSRPKLTDTAPRTVKPGAKTTYRTAHASAITRMRLIRPGSFTHVTNVEQRSIALDFTRTKDGVTVTLPKNASLMPPGWYMLNAVDDQGTPSKAVWVKVPAPAPPKK